From Sphingomonas bisphenolicum, one genomic window encodes:
- a CDS encoding Atxe2 family lasso peptide isopeptidase, with translation MLPLLALALAAAASSPTSALDCKAALQIKSPGPSRSLSASDLIETLNMGSIPDLDADPMFSTSPDGRSIAVSVARANIASNDFCSGIYVIEPGSGPHLVDSGAGAAFWSFDDYYGMTGFPSGFPKVITPRWSPDGKRLVFLKYVAGRLQLWSWDGSRSKMAATFDDDIVDFRFDDDGLSVIAKLRDGRSAADALDQEGLSGYHFDDRWFPYGRSRPFTRGPAHYSYAAISIATGGHRPATPTEALIFSASGAPSRPHRKAATLAVDANGVSRLALTDGRVQIFCPDSRCTDVEGQAWIAGDAIRFVRREGWGRSLTGIYEWQPDRRSVRKIMQTSDLLLNCGPLGPDILCAREKSVAPRYLDRIDPKSGRSRVAFNPNPEFSSLALGHAERLQWKNDRDLECYGDLIYPPDYRTGTRYPLIVVQYQSRGFLRGGTGDEYPIQLLAKAGYLVLSIQRPPAPLGNEKIDPHERERRQLEGFMERRSILSAIETKVRQLISTGLVDPARIGITGLSDGVSTVQFAALHSTLFKAAAISSCCWEGSQTWILGPAIQTEYEKRGWPASPTDNPALWEGLSWARNADRIPFPVLAQMSDDEYLSGLEALTALRRAGKPVDLYVFSDEHHVKRQPAHRAAIYRRAIDWFNFWLLDKLPDSGGQPGQEAERWQQMRKIWVQREAKPGG, from the coding sequence ATGCTCCCGCTCCTTGCCCTAGCGCTGGCAGCAGCGGCGAGCAGTCCGACCTCTGCATTGGATTGCAAGGCCGCGCTACAAATCAAAAGCCCAGGTCCAAGCCGCTCACTTTCGGCGAGCGATCTCATTGAAACGCTGAACATGGGATCGATCCCCGATCTTGATGCAGATCCCATGTTCTCAACCTCTCCCGATGGACGGTCCATTGCCGTCAGCGTCGCGAGAGCCAACATCGCCAGCAATGATTTTTGTTCGGGCATTTATGTCATCGAGCCCGGGAGCGGTCCGCACCTCGTGGACAGCGGCGCTGGCGCAGCCTTCTGGAGTTTTGACGACTATTACGGGATGACGGGGTTCCCGAGCGGCTTTCCCAAAGTCATCACGCCGCGCTGGTCGCCCGATGGCAAACGCCTGGTGTTCCTCAAATATGTTGCGGGCCGCCTCCAACTATGGAGTTGGGATGGGAGCAGGAGCAAAATGGCTGCGACATTCGACGATGATATCGTCGATTTCAGGTTCGACGACGATGGCCTATCGGTCATCGCAAAACTGCGGGACGGCCGAAGCGCCGCCGATGCGCTCGATCAAGAGGGCTTGTCAGGATATCATTTTGATGACCGTTGGTTTCCTTATGGCAGAAGCCGGCCGTTTACGCGCGGGCCGGCTCATTACAGCTATGCAGCAATCAGTATCGCCACTGGTGGACACCGCCCTGCCACACCGACAGAGGCGCTGATCTTCTCAGCGTCCGGCGCTCCATCGCGACCACACCGAAAAGCGGCGACACTGGCAGTAGACGCCAACGGTGTCAGCCGTCTCGCCCTTACAGATGGGAGGGTGCAAATATTTTGTCCCGACAGCCGCTGCACGGATGTCGAGGGACAAGCATGGATAGCCGGCGACGCTATCCGTTTCGTCCGGCGGGAAGGGTGGGGCCGAAGCTTGACGGGAATTTATGAATGGCAACCTGACCGCAGGTCCGTCCGCAAAATCATGCAGACATCGGACCTGCTTTTGAACTGTGGTCCTCTTGGCCCGGACATTCTTTGTGCCCGAGAGAAGTCGGTAGCGCCGAGATATCTCGATCGGATTGATCCCAAAAGCGGGCGGTCGCGGGTCGCTTTCAATCCTAACCCCGAATTTAGCTCTCTCGCTCTTGGGCATGCTGAGCGGCTGCAATGGAAAAACGATCGCGATCTCGAATGCTATGGCGACCTCATTTATCCGCCCGATTACCGAACCGGGACGCGCTATCCATTGATCGTCGTCCAATATCAGAGCCGGGGATTTCTGCGCGGCGGTACTGGAGACGAATATCCTATCCAGTTGCTTGCCAAAGCTGGATATCTGGTTCTCTCGATCCAGCGGCCACCCGCGCCACTGGGCAATGAAAAGATTGACCCACATGAACGCGAGCGGCGCCAACTCGAGGGCTTCATGGAACGTCGCAGCATCCTGTCAGCCATCGAGACGAAGGTTCGACAGCTAATTAGCACCGGCCTCGTCGATCCAGCACGCATCGGCATCACGGGTCTGAGTGATGGCGTATCGACCGTGCAATTCGCTGCCCTTCACAGCACGCTTTTCAAGGCCGCGGCCATCAGCAGTTGCTGCTGGGAAGGATCGCAAACCTGGATCCTTGGGCCTGCTATCCAGACGGAATATGAAAAGCGAGGCTGGCCCGCCTCGCCTACCGACAATCCGGCTCTTTGGGAGGGCCTATCCTGGGCACGGAATGCGGATCGCATCCCCTTCCCCGTCCTTGCCCAGATGTCGGACGACGAATATCTTTCAGGACTCGAAGCCCTCACGGCCCTTCGCCGCGCCGGCAAGCCCGTGGATCTTTATGTCTTCTCGGACGAGCATCATGTGAAGCGACAACCTGCTCACAGGGCTGCGATCTATCGACGGGCTATCGACTGGTTCAACTTCTGGTTGCTCGACAAGCTGCCTGATAGCGGAGGTCAACCAGGCCAGGAGGCTGAGCGGTGGCAACAGATGCGAAAAATCTGGGTTCAGAGAGAGGCAAAACCGGGTGGATGA
- a CDS encoding GntR family transcriptional regulator: MSPEAFTADRIHREIKKLIMAGKFTPGLPLTVQSLADEFGTSTSPVRDALNRLVGERLVETQGGGGFALPEITKRNVYHLYSYHADLVRTIVKVMVRLEELGSPPGFVVNRSAHGLALAYATAEFFSLMASCSPNPEHLDAIVQAGERLAILRLNEGPIGRQGEELATLWNVTRSGNRNATRVAMWQYHRRRLLRADQISLAATRMT; encoded by the coding sequence ATGTCGCCCGAGGCTTTCACCGCTGATCGCATCCACCGCGAGATCAAAAAGCTGATCATGGCCGGAAAATTCACGCCCGGCTTACCGTTGACGGTCCAGTCACTCGCCGACGAATTTGGGACGAGCACATCCCCTGTGCGCGACGCGCTTAACCGACTGGTGGGCGAGCGTCTCGTTGAAACGCAGGGCGGCGGTGGGTTTGCTTTGCCCGAAATAACCAAGCGTAACGTTTACCATCTCTACAGCTACCATGCCGACCTTGTCCGGACGATCGTGAAGGTGATGGTTCGATTGGAAGAATTGGGTTCGCCGCCCGGTTTCGTCGTCAATAGGTCGGCGCACGGCCTGGCCTTGGCCTATGCCACTGCGGAATTTTTTTCGCTAATGGCGTCCTGCTCGCCTAATCCCGAACATCTAGATGCGATCGTACAGGCGGGCGAGCGACTCGCTATCCTCCGGTTGAACGAAGGACCTATCGGAAGGCAAGGTGAGGAACTCGCGACGCTATGGAATGTAACCCGTTCGGGAAACAGAAACGCAACGCGGGTCGCGATGTGGCAGTATCACCGCCGACGTTTGTTACGCGCTGACCAAATTTCTTTAGCGGCGACACGAATGACGTAA
- a CDS encoding benenodin family lasso peptide, translating to MSNIEHDEDIVDLGAASVETQGAIRGVLDLTGGQLNQMGIADD from the coding sequence ATGTCCAATATCGAACATGACGAAGATATCGTCGATCTGGGTGCCGCTTCCGTCGAAACCCAGGGCGCCATCCGTGGCGTCCTTGACCTCACCGGTGGTCAGCTGAACCAGATGGGGATCGCTGACGACTGA
- a CDS encoding lasso peptide biosynthesis B2 protein produces MRYKVRDGLAFCITGGKTIFLDVAADRYFGLRPEWDAAFQRYLGDKENGDGIEPLLRGHILVSAGEGEPFSQQALIEPAGREFLAECSQVLNSRTLLFILAQFKAMLSLRFLRFDSIISGIADRSHRLGAASGDYSDLAQWGPIVGAFAASAPLRPRNNHCLTNSIAFMDMALSARLPAKLVLGVSASPFSAHCWVQTGDTVLNDRLENISAFEPILAI; encoded by the coding sequence ATGCGGTACAAGGTGAGGGACGGGCTGGCCTTCTGCATCACAGGCGGAAAAACGATCTTTCTGGACGTTGCGGCTGATCGCTATTTCGGCCTCCGCCCTGAATGGGATGCAGCTTTCCAGAGATATCTGGGAGACAAGGAAAATGGTGACGGTATCGAGCCCTTGCTGCGCGGCCATATTCTCGTGAGCGCAGGTGAGGGGGAGCCATTTAGCCAGCAGGCTTTGATCGAGCCAGCCGGCCGGGAGTTCTTGGCTGAGTGCAGTCAGGTCCTGAATAGCAGGACGTTGTTGTTCATTCTTGCCCAGTTCAAGGCGATGCTGAGCCTGCGGTTCCTTCGCTTTGACAGTATCATATCTGGAATTGCCGATCGTTCGCACAGACTTGGGGCCGCCAGTGGGGATTACTCCGATTTGGCCCAATGGGGACCAATTGTGGGCGCCTTTGCGGCCTCGGCGCCGCTGCGTCCGCGCAATAACCACTGTTTGACCAATTCGATCGCCTTCATGGACATGGCTTTGTCGGCCCGGTTGCCCGCCAAGCTGGTCCTGGGGGTCAGCGCATCGCCCTTTTCCGCCCATTGTTGGGTGCAGACAGGTGATACGGTCTTGAACGACCGCCTCGAGAACATTTCGGCGTTTGAGCCGATCCTGGCGATCTGA
- a CDS encoding asparagine synthase-related protein, translating into MLERYLAIIDHSGAPLERLSPEFLATTGFQSVLLGKSSALLTACAAQSLTLPADRGVVIGPVFPRHGPAARILPSDRLFPDDMSQGDPIAILGERYWGGYVAVLALENRMVVARSPGGALPCYFTMLPGGWAISSDIMLLVEAGLVRPSINWAEMPRYLAVKDLPQARTAFDGVAELLPGTAVQLGEGDALARQFWNPWDFVSEPLFWDSQEVAERLRRTVDHCVASWASTSRAPILTLSGGLDSSIVAAALSRMSERASSVTISTLSRDGDERDYARVMAQASGMNLIEATYELADVDLSRSVAEHFPKPIGFVHELAYHSALLRAVGEAGADAVFTGNGGDNVFYNSSSVRPFFDAWKARGVHRETARSIGDIGRVTQVSRWEVCRQIVKAARTMRRPYQWHLDIDLMEVDAADAVRADPPQHDWIEQAPLTRPGKLGHIALLLRVQNHVEGYLRGFGLPMVDPLMSQPIVELALAIPTWKMIEGGRNRAIARRAYADLLPPLIRDRRRKGSPSSFAVDLVNQRLDEIRERLMDGELVRHRLISRSALDEVLVRGPAIDRHYVRLMALLDMEAWITHWQAIPNGQGHHPPGFASL; encoded by the coding sequence ATGCTCGAACGCTACCTCGCAATCATTGATCACAGCGGTGCGCCGCTCGAGCGTCTCTCTCCCGAATTTCTCGCGACCACCGGGTTCCAAAGCGTTCTGCTTGGAAAAAGCAGCGCGCTTTTAACCGCCTGTGCCGCGCAATCGCTCACGCTCCCGGCCGACCGAGGCGTGGTGATCGGCCCGGTGTTCCCGCGCCATGGTCCCGCCGCGCGGATCTTGCCGAGCGACAGGCTCTTTCCCGATGATATGAGCCAAGGTGATCCAATCGCGATTTTGGGTGAGCGCTATTGGGGCGGCTATGTTGCCGTGCTGGCGCTTGAGAATAGGATGGTCGTCGCGCGCTCTCCGGGGGGCGCGCTGCCGTGCTATTTCACGATGCTGCCAGGAGGGTGGGCAATCTCGTCAGACATCATGCTTCTGGTCGAAGCAGGTCTGGTCCGACCGTCGATTAATTGGGCGGAGATGCCACGCTATCTGGCCGTCAAGGACCTGCCACAGGCCAGGACGGCATTTGACGGCGTGGCAGAATTGCTTCCGGGTACCGCGGTACAACTGGGCGAGGGGGACGCACTGGCGCGGCAGTTCTGGAACCCTTGGGATTTTGTTTCCGAGCCGCTTTTCTGGGACAGCCAGGAAGTTGCCGAGCGGCTGCGCCGTACAGTCGATCATTGCGTTGCATCCTGGGCATCTACCTCGCGGGCCCCCATCCTCACATTATCAGGAGGGTTGGATTCTTCGATCGTGGCGGCGGCGCTTTCCAGAATGAGCGAGCGTGCAAGCAGCGTAACGATTTCGACCCTGAGCCGTGATGGCGATGAGCGGGACTATGCCCGCGTGATGGCGCAGGCGTCGGGCATGAACCTCATCGAAGCAACATATGAGCTGGCAGATGTGGATCTGTCCAGATCAGTGGCTGAACATTTTCCAAAGCCGATCGGGTTCGTTCACGAACTCGCCTATCATTCGGCCTTGTTACGCGCGGTTGGCGAGGCTGGCGCAGACGCTGTCTTTACCGGAAATGGCGGGGATAACGTCTTTTACAACAGCAGTTCTGTCCGGCCATTTTTTGACGCATGGAAAGCCAGAGGTGTCCACCGTGAAACCGCTCGGTCGATAGGCGATATCGGGAGGGTAACCCAGGTTTCTCGATGGGAGGTGTGTCGCCAAATCGTCAAAGCCGCTCGCACTATGCGCCGGCCCTATCAATGGCATCTCGACATTGATTTGATGGAGGTTGACGCCGCTGACGCGGTGCGAGCAGACCCGCCACAGCATGATTGGATTGAGCAGGCGCCACTTACGCGTCCTGGAAAATTGGGCCATATCGCGCTTCTCCTGCGCGTTCAAAACCATGTCGAAGGCTATCTGCGTGGCTTCGGTCTGCCCATGGTCGATCCGCTTATGTCGCAACCAATTGTCGAATTGGCTTTAGCCATCCCCACATGGAAGATGATAGAGGGCGGGAGAAATCGAGCCATAGCGCGTCGGGCCTACGCCGACCTGCTCCCGCCACTCATCCGCGACCGTCGGCGCAAAGGAAGTCCGAGCAGCTTCGCGGTAGACCTGGTCAACCAGCGCCTCGACGAAATACGCGAGCGGTTGATGGATGGTGAACTTGTACGGCACCGGCTTATCAGTCGATCAGCCTTGGATGAGGTGCTTGTACGTGGTCCGGCTATAGATCGTCACTATGTCCGCCTCATGGCGCTTCTCGACATGGAGGCGTGGATAACGCATTGGCAAGCGATCCCGAACGGTCAGGGTCATCATCCACCCGGTTTTGCCTCTCTCTGA